The genomic interval CTACAACAATCGCCAAACTAGCTCATCTCTATCAAAAACAAGGCAAAAGTGTGATTCTAGGTGCGGGGGATACTTTTAGAGCTGCCGCAATTGAACAACTTAAGCTATGGGGAGAGAAATTGAATCTCCCTGTCATTGCGTCCAAAATCGGACACGACCCCTCTGCAGTTGCCTTTGATACGATTACTTCCGCAGTTGCAAAAAACCTAGATATAGCCCTGATTGATACAGCGGGGAGATTGCACAATCAAAGCAATCTGCAGCAAGAATTACAAAAAATTATGCGTATTTGTGATAAGGCAAAATCGGGTGCTCCACACCAAAAAATTCTTATTTTAGACGGCACTCAAGGCACTTCTAGCCTAGAACAAGCAAAAGTATTTAGCCAAACACTAGGCGGGATAGATGGTGTGATTATCACCAAATTAGATGGCACGAGCAAGGGCGGAGCGATTTTTAGTATCCTCTATACTTTACGCGTCCCTATTTTGTATATTGGCATAGGCGAAAAAGCAGAAGATTTAATTGTTTTTGACGAAGAAGAATACATCGCGACGATTTTAGATTCTATCTTTGAAAGCTAGATTCCAAAACTTTAGCAAGTTTTCCACAATTCTTTCAAATCAAATCACAAAGGTTGCAAAATGGCAAAGAAAAAAGCGCAAATTTTTGAATGTCAGCATTGTGGATTCCAAAGCTCAAAATGGCTCGGAAAATGCTCTAATTGCGGAGCTTGGGAAAGTTTCTTGGAGCTTAAAACAGAACAAATTGAGGTATTAAAGGCAACTTCATCTCCTCTTAGCACCACCAAAGTTACGCCAATTACAGAAGTGCAAGAAGAGGAATTTGTGCGCTTTAGTAGTGGAGAATCAGAGCTAGATATTGTGCTTGGGGGAGGAATCGTGCTTGGGGGAATGTATTTAGTCGGCGGAAGTCCGGGCGTTGGAAAATCTACGCTTTTGTTAAAAATCTCAAGCAATCTAGCCAAAATGGGCAAACAAATCCTCTATGTCAGCGGGGAAGAAAGTGCTTCACAAATCAAACTACGGGCGGAGCGATTAAATGCAGTTTGCGAAAATCTTTTTTTGCTCAATGCAATCAAGCTAGAGGAGATTTTAGGCACGATTTATGCCAATGAACACTCTTATTCTATGGTTGTAATAGATAGTATTCAAACGCTTTATAGTGAGAATATCAGCTCTAGTCCCGGGAGTGTTTCGCAAGTGCGTGAGGTAACTTTTGAGCTTATGCGCCTTGCTAAAGAGCGTGGAATCTGCGTGTTTATCATTGGGCATATTACCAAAGATGGCGCGATTGCAGGACCTAGAATCTTAGAACATATGGTGGATTGCGTGCTCTATTTTGAGGGAGATTCTAGCCGTGAATTGCGATTTTTAAGGGGATTTAAAAACCGCTTTGGCAACACTAGCGAAATTGGAATCTTTGAAATGAAAAGCAATGGTCTAGTTGGAGCAAAAGAGGCTTCCAAGATTTTCTTTAGTCAAAAGACTTCTGCACCCGGAAGTGCATTAAGTGTCGTAATGGAGGGTTCTCGCTCACTTGTTTTAGAGGTGCAAGCATTGGTGAGCGACTGCGCTTATGGTATGCCTAAACGCTCTTCTACGGGATTTGATTCCAATCGTCTCAATATGATTTTGGCTCTATTGGAGCGAAAATTAGAGATTCCGCTGAATCGCTACGATGTTTTTATCAATATCACCGGTGGAATCAAGATTTTAGAAACTGCGGCAGACTTAGCAGTCGTAGCAGCAATTCTATCTAGTTTCCGCAACCGCCCTCTCTCTAATGGAAGCATATTTTTGGGTGAAGTCAGCCTTGTAGGAGACATTAGAGATGTTCCCAATGTAGAAGCAAGACTCAAAGAAGCATTATCTCTTGGAATCTCTAATGCGATTCTACCCAAAAAACCCGCGCAAAAAATCAATATCAAATGTTTTGAAGTGCAAGAAGTTACAAAAATCATTGATTGGATGTAGAGATTCCACCTTTTGCAACTCTTTATTTTTTCTAGATTAGAAAATTAGTTTTAAAATTTACTTATAATTTACGCCCTTGTGTTCTTTTGTGCCTTTACGGCAATCTACAATGTTAATCTCGTTTTAAAGATTCCATTGCAAAAGCAGAATCCCTGCTATTCCTTATGCACATTAAGCGCAGAGAAACTCTGACTTGTCGGCATTATCTCTAATGTATTCACATTGATATGTTTTGGTAAGGTAGCAACCCAATAAACCGCTTGAGCAATATCCTGTGGCGTAAGAGCATTTGCCCCTTGATAGAGCGCGTCTGCTTTGCTTTTGTCGCCTTTGAATCGCACAAGCGAAAATTCACTACCCCCAGCAAGTCCGGGTTCAATATCACTTACGCGCACATTTGTGCCACTTAAATCCGCACGCAAACCCAAAGCAAATTGGCGCACAAATGCTTTACTCGCCCCATAAACATTACCTCCCGGATAAGGATAACTTCCCGCAATTGAACCAATCGTAATGATATGCCCGCTTTTGCGCTCCACCATTTGTGGCAGAATCAAACGCGTGATAAATGCAAGGGCTTTGACATTGACTTCAATCATTCTCTCCCAATCCTCAAAATCACATTTGTCTGCACTTGTCAATCCAAGTGCAAGCCCTGCGTTATTGACTAGAACATCAATTTCTTTGAAATTTTGTGGTAGAGATTCTATGGCTTGACGCAAAGAATCTTTGTCGCAAATATCACAAGGCAGAGCTATACAATGTGGAATCTCTTGCGCAAGGGATTCCAACTGCTCCTTGCGCCTTGCAAGCGCAATGACTTTGTGTCCTTTGCCGCCAAACTCTTGAGCGATTGCACGTCCAAACCCGCTAGACGCACCTGTAACTAATACATTCATTGTCTTTCCTTTGGTGTTGAATATTGCTTGAATTATAGGAAGTTAGTTTTAAAATTTACTTATAATTTACGACCTTGTGTTCTTTTGTGCCTTTGCGATACTGCGTCCTTGCAAGTATTTTTGTAAAAAATGCGTAGCAATCTATAATGTAGAATCTTGCTTTTAAAGTTTCCATTGCAAAGGTTAATTTATACAAGATTACGGGATTATAGATTTGCAAAAGTATGGGACTAAAACTCTACAACAAAGCCACGATTCAAACCTGCAAAATCTTGATAAAACTCCAAACTCTTATGTGGCAAAGTTTGCAGATAAGATTCCACACTTTCTTTTTGATTATAACCCATTTCGCAAATCAAAAACGGAATCTTGCAATCAAAGCTAAGTTGAATAATATGCAACAGCATTTCATAGCCTCTTTTTCCACCAAAAAGAGCATTTTGTGGCTCAAACCTCAACGTAGGAGGTAGAATCTCACCCTCCTTGATATAAGGAGGATTTGCGAGCAACAAATCAAAAGGAATCTTTAATGCCTTATTAAAATCTAAATACGCGCTTCTATGCAAAGTTAAATTCTCCGCTCCAAATCTAACTCTATTAACATAGGCATTAAAAAGGGCTTCGGGTGAAATATCGCTTGCGTGAAATTCTAGTTTAGGATTCTTTGAAGCAAGCAAGACACTGATTGCTCCACTCCCTACACCAATTTCTGCGATTCTTGTGCAAGATTTCCGCACAATCAAATCCAATGCCTTTTGCACTAAAATCTCTGTTTCTGGACGCGGAATCAACGCACCATACGAAACATATAGCTCTTCACCATAAAAGCTCACGCTCTCTACCAAATATTCTATCGGCTCGTGATGACTTCTGCGCAAAATCAATTTTTTAAAAGATTCCAACCAAAAAGGCTGAATCGTTGTTTCAAAATTACAATGCAAAGCAACTCTAGGCTGCCTTAAAACAAACCCAAGTAAAATTTCAGATTCTAAAAGCGGGCGCGGAATCCCTTGTTCTTTTAGCTTTTTTGCGCCATATTTGAGAGCTTTTTGAATACTCCATTGTAATTCCATTGCTTAGACTTCACTTAAACTTTTTGAATATTCTGTGGTTGATTTGCTAGATTTGCACAGCCTAATGCCATTAAGCGCGCCATTAAAGGCGGGTGGCTATAAAAAAATCGCATATACAAAGGGTGAGCCAAAGGAAAGGAATTGTTTTCTTTAACAAGAACTAATAGCGCATTTGAGAGGGATTCTGCGCTTGTTAGCTCTGCACCAAATCTATCGGCTGCAAATTCGTTTTGGCAACTTCTCCAATTTACCAACAGCATAAAATACAATCCAATCGGCGAGCTTAAAAGCAACAAAAAGACAATCAATGCGTGCGCACTTCGCTCCAAATTTGCTTCAACAAACAAAGATTCGGGCAAGTTTGCTACCACAAATAATAAAACGCCAAAAAATCCAAGCACAAGCCCTAGCATTTTGTAAATATCGTAATGCTTAAAATGCCCAAGCTCGTGCCCCAAAACAGCAAGAATGGAATCACTTGAAATTTTTTCTAACAAAGTATCAAACAATATCACGCGTTTTGCGCGTCCTAATCCCGCAAAATACGCATTCAATCTCCCATCGCGTCTAGAAGCGTCCATGACAAAAACGCCTTTGCTTTGGAATCCCACACGATGTAATAAAGCAGTGATTTTATCCTGTAATTTTGGATTTTCAAGGGGAGTGAATTTGTTAAACATCGGCGCAATCAAAAGAGGATACAAGAAATTTATCCCAATAAGCAAAACTGCTCCAAAAAGAAACACATAAACTTCCCAAAATCGCACTTCCAAAATAATCCAACTAAAAACAAAAATCAAGATTCCACTCACAATAAGCAATAAAGCAAAAGACTTCAAGGTATCTGTGATAAAAAGCTTCATTCCACCTTTTGCAAAACCAAACTTTTTATCAATAACCAAAGTCTGATAAGCTTCAAAAGGTAAATTCACCAATGCTCCAACAACAAGAAACACGAGCACAAAGACGACAGATTTCATCAAAGGCGATAGCTCCAAAGCCGAATCTAAGGCAGAAAAACCAAAAAGAATCCAAAAACTCATAAGTAAAAAATCTAAACTCACATTATAAATTGCAATTTTTTCACGCACGCTTGCATAATCTGCTGCCTTTAAAAACGCACTAGATTCTAAAATATAAGGTGGTTTGGCTTTTTCTTGTCGGATAAAATTTAACTGCAAAAAAGAAAGAATCAGCTTCGGAAGACTAAAAAATAAAGCATAGCACACAATTAAATTCATTTATAAACCTTTCAATGGATTGGATTTAAAAGTTTTCTAGGGCAAACTCCATATCCTTTTCAATCACGCTTCCGTGCGTTTGCCCCTCAAAACTTTTAAAATACGCCACACAAGCACTTTCTTGCGTGATTCTATTTGCAAGAGATTGCGCACTCAAAAAAGACTTTTTCTCAACCAAATGACTTTCTAATTCTCCTTGTGTGATAAAAATCAAAGGGCAACTCTTTAGCCGAATCTCTCTAGGTAGAAAGGAAGCTTCTCCCCACCACAAAGATGGGGAATTAATAAAAAAATGCGTAAAATCTCTGCTCTCTTTAAGCAAAGAGTTTAGCACAAAGATTCCCCCAAAAGAATGCCCAAAAAATGCTTTATAATCAGGATTAATAGGATATTTTTTTGCTAAAAAAGGCAAGAGTATCTCTTGAACAAAAGACAAAAACTCCTTGTCTCCACCGCCTCCTTGAAAATCCTCTCCTAGCACTTTTGGCATATAATCCCTCGTGCGTTTTAAAGTGTCAAACGCTTTTGGGCTATCATAGCCCACACCGACAATGATAATGGGTTCTTTGGGCGGATTTTGATACAGATTCAAGATTCTAGGGAAAAAAGCATTGCCATCAAGAGACACAAAAAGCTTGTAATTTGCGCCTTGCAACTTACTCTTTGCAAGAAAGATTCTGTATTTTATATCTTTGTAGAGGAAATCCTTTGCCTGCGGGATTTCAAAAAAATCTTTTACTTTTACAGAAAGTTGCGGAATCACCTGACTTGGTTTTGCAAAAAGCACACAAAAAAATGCCAAAAAGAAAAAGATGATTTTCATTAAAACCTTGCTTGCTTTTTGTCTTTTTCTTAATTAAAAGAATCTTAAAAAAAAATTCTTCAATTCGTCAAATTTTCAAAAAGCCAAATGAGATAAAATTTCCAAAATTTTGCGTATTATAACAAAAGCATATATAAAATTATTGTTTAATAATGTATAATCTACAAAATTGTATTAAAATAATTGGGAATTTTATATGGGAATTTTTGAACGAAATGATATTGCGATTGACTTAGGCACGGTGAATACTATCGTGCGCAACGATATGGAAACAACACTTTTTTGCGAAGCGACTTGTATTGCTCTTGAAAAAAAATATAATTCTCATCGCATTCTAGCAATCGGCGATTCGGCAAAAAAAATGCTAGGACGCACACACAACGAAATAGAAGTAGTCAATCCTCTTTTGAATGGAGCTATCAGCGATTTTGAAACCACTAAAATCTTTATGAACGCAATTTTGCAAAAAGCAAAAGCGGGTTCGCTCTCTCCCCGCGTAGGCATTAGTATCCCTCAAAACCTCACGCAAGTAGAGAGACATTCTCTCTATGAAGCAACAATGCTTGCGGGAGCGAAAGAAGTCTTGCTCATAGAAGACCCCTTTAGCGCGAGCGTTGGTGCTGGATTAGACATTTCTACCGCACGTGCAAAAATGATTATTGACGCTGGAGGAGGACTTGTAGAAGTCAGTATTATTTCCTTAAATGGACTGATTACAAGTGCTTTTACCAAAGAAGCGGGAGATTTCATAGATTTCGCCTTAGTAGAATATTGTCGCCATAATAAAAATATTGGAATTAGCAAGGAAATGGCAGAAAACTTGAAACGCAAAATCAATGTTTTTGCCAAGAATCCCACAATTCATATTGGAGCAAAAAACCTTGCCAATAGTATGCCCATAGAATGTGAATTAGACTTAGAGGAATTCAAAGGCGTTATTTTAAATAGTCTTTACAAAATCAAAGACATTATTATTGAGGCTATCCACAATGCACCTCCGCAAATTGCGCCCGATTTGATTGAAGATGGGGCGACTTTGACGGGTGGTTTGGCACTGATTCCGGGTATTAAGGATTTCTTGGAAAAAGAACTTAGAATGCAAATCCACCTTACTCCAGACCCACTTTTGGATATTTCCAAAGGGGTTTGGCAGATTATGCAAGATTATGAATCTTTTGAAAAAAGTTTATAATGAATTCTCACTCTTTTCTTGAACCTCTTGCCACACCAAGTGGAATCCAAGCCTTTTTAAGCCGCGCACCGCTTAATATCGCCTTTCACGCGGGAGGAGATTCCAAAGAAAATGTAGAATCCCATCGCTCTCTTTGTATAGCCCCTTTTCCTCTTTCCTCTCTTGCATATCTTAATCAAGTGCATAGCAAAGAGATTCTAAAGGCACAAAGAGGAGGATTATTAGGTGATGGCGATGGAATCTTGATTGCGCAAAAAAATATTATCGGGCTAATTATGGTAGCAGATTGCAATCCGATTTTGCTCTTTGATACCAAGCACAAAGTCCTAGCATTGCTACACGGCGGACGCGTAGGCTTACAAAAAGGCATTATTCCCAACGCTTTAGAACAAATGCAGCAAGAATTCAACACGCAAACCTCCGATTTGTTTGCCTATGTTGGACCTTCTATTCGTGCGTGTTGTTATGAAGTAGGCGAGGAAGTCTTGAAAGATTCCCTCTTAAAGAAAGGCAAAATCGTGCGTGAAGGCAAGATTTACTTAGATTTAATCGCAATCATAAAATCTCAATTTAAAGCCACAAATATCACAAATTACGATATTTCACCTCACTGCACTTGCTGCACTTCTGCTTACTTTTCTTATCGCAAAAATCCCCAATGCGGACGCTTTGGATTGTTTGCATATCTAACTTAAAGGAGACAAACGATGATTATTATCCCTGCAAGGCTCAAATCCACGCGTTTTCCCAACAAGGTTTTAGCGCAAATTCGTGGAATCCCTATGATTGTGCGCACAGCAGAACTCGCCAAGGAGATTGATGATGTTATCGTCGCTTGCGATGATTCTCTTATTGCGGAGGTTTGCACGCGCTATGGCATACGCTCAATCCTTACAAGCAACACACACGAAAGTGGAACAGATAGAATTGCTGAATGCGCTAGACTTTTAAAGCTTACTAAAGAGGAGATTATTATTAACTTGCAAGGCGATGAACCATTCTTGGAGCAAGAAGTCATCTTGCGCTTAAAACATTTAATGGAAAATGAAGCCAAAAGTCGCGGTGAGATTCCATTTATGGGAAGTTGCGCAAAATCAATCACTAGCGAACAAGCTAATGACCCAAATCTTGTAAAAGTAGTCTTGAATGCCAAGAATGAGGCGATTTACTTTTCGCGCTCCAAGATTCCTTATGATAGGGAAAATCAAATAGAATCCGGCGCACAATATTTAGGACATTTAGGAATCTATGCGTTTAGCGGTGAAAGCCTGCAGGCTTTTTGTAATTTACCAAAATCTACTTTGGAATCTATAGAAAAACTAGAACAATTGCGTGCTTTAGAACACTCTAAAACCATTGTAATGGCAAAAGTAGAATCACAATCTTTTGGAATTGACACCAAAGAGGATTTGGAACGCGCCTTAAAAATGTTTTCTAAGTAGCTTTTAAAATTATTAAGATTTTGCATATATGCTCGTAATGACACAATTACCCTTGCGATTCTTATATTTGACTTGCTTCGTTTTTCACTGCGTTCGCCTCTTGCAAGGACGAATAATCAAGATAAATATAAGATTACATTAAGCTTTTTATGGTAAAAGCCAAAGGTTATTTTGCAAAAGTTTCAAGCAAGCAAAATTAAAAATAAAAACTAAAAATATCATCTTAGGGAGTTATTATGGAATCTAAAAAAGTTTATTTAGATAATAATGCAACCACTATGCTAGACCCACAGGCTAAAGAGTTAATGGAATCTTATTTTTGCCAAAAATATGGCAATCCAAACTCCTTGCATAGTTTTGGCACAGAAACACACATAGCAATTCGTGAGGCATTTAATCATCTCTATGAAGGAATTAATGCGCATGATGAAGACGACATCATCATCACTTCTTGCGCGACAGAAAGCAACAATTGGGTTTTAAAAGGTGTGTATTTTGATACTTTGCGCTTTGGTGAAAAGAATCATATCATCACGACACAAGTAGAACACCCTGCAATTCGTTCAACCTGTCAATTTTTGGAATCTCTAGGTGTAGAAGTAACTTATCTGCCTATTGGAGAAAATGGCACACTAGATGCAAGTGCAGTAGAAAATGCTATCACAGATAAAACCGCATTGGTTAGCGTAATGTGGGCAAACAACGAAACGGGGATTATTTTCCCTATTCAAGAAATTGGGGCAATTTGCAAAAAGAAAGGAGTGCTTTTCCACACGGACGCAGTGCAAGCTATCGGCAAAATTCCCGTTGATGTGCAAAAGGCACAAGTAGATTTCTTAAGTTTCAGCGGGCATAAATTCCACGCACCTAAAGGAATCGGTGGGCTTTATATTCGCAAAGACATTAAGCTTACCCCTTTATTTCACGGAGGAGAACATATGGGTGGCAAGCGTAGCGGAACTCTCAATGTCCCTTATATCGTAGCATTAGGAGAAGCAATGCGACAAGCTTCACTTCATTTAGATTTTGAACGCAACAATGTGCGTCATTTGCGTGATAGATTAGAAGATGCTTTACTAGAGATTCCAGATGTTTTTGTCATAGGCGAGCGGGCTTTGCGTGTGCCAAATACGATTCTAGTAAGCATTCGTGGAGTAGAGGGAGAGGCGATGTTGTGGGATTTAAACAAATATGGTATTGCTTGCTCCACAGGAAGCGCGTGTGCAAGTGAGGACTTGGAAGCAAATCCTGTAATGAGCGCAATTGGCGCAGATAAAGAATTAGCACATACTGCAATTAGAATTTCACTTAGTCGCTTTAATACAAAAGAAGAAATTGACTATGCAATGGAAGTTTTTAAAAAATCTATTGCACGTTTGCGCTCTATTTCAAGTAGTTATTAAAGAAACAAATTAAGAATTAAAGGAAAAAGAATGGCAAAAAATGAATTATTAGGCGGTGCGTTATGGGACGCATATAGCAAAAAAGTAAGCGAAAGAATGGACAACCCAACTCATTTAGGCGTGATTACGCAAGAAGAGGCAGATAAAAGAGGATTGAAGCTTGTTGTCGCAGATTATGGCGCGGAGGCTTGCGGTGATGCAGTCCGACTTTATTGGCTCATAGACGCAAACGATACGATTGTAGATGCGAAATTCAAGAGCTTTGGCTGCGGGACTGCGATTGCAAGTAGTGATATGATGGTAGAGCTTTGCTTGGGCAAAAAAGTGCAAGAAGCAGTGAAAATTACCAATATTGATGTAGAAAAAGCGTTGCGTGATGAGCCTGATACTCCAGCCGTCCCGGGACAAAAAATGCACTGCTCTGTAATGGCTTATGATGTGATTAAAAAGGCAGCGGCGCAATATTTGGGCAAGAATCCAGAGGATTTTGAAGATGAGATTATCGTCTGTGAATGCGCACGCGTGAGCTTAGGAACATTAAAGGAAATCATTAGGATTAACAATCTAAAAACGATTGAAGAAATCACCGAATACACGAAAGCAGGTGCGTTTTGTAAAAGTTGTATCCGACCCGGAGGACACGAAGAGAGGGAGCATTATCTAGTAGATATTTTGCGTGAAGTGCGTGCAGAAATGGAAAATGAACTTCAAAACAAAACCGATTTGAATTCCAAAGACAATTCAGAATTTGCCAATATGACGATTGTGCAAAAAATCAAAGCTATTGAATCCGTGATTGATGAAAAAATCCGCCCAATGCTGATGATGGACGGGGGTAATATGGAAATCATTGATTTAAAAAATGCAAGTGATGGCTATACTGATGTGTATATTAGATATTTAGGTGCTTGCAGTGGTTGTGCAAGTGGTGCGAGTGGCACGCTGTTTGCGATTGAATCAGTTTTGCAAGAAAACTTGGATTCTAGTATTCGCGTTTTTCCTGTGTAAAACAAATAGAATCTTAAAATTTAAGTTTCAAGCAAGATTCCAACATTATGGATTTGCGGGTGTGGGCAAAACCCTTGCGCAATGTGCGCTACAAATGCTACACATTCTCGCAATGATAGAGTAGTAGCTTTTATTTGGATACCACCAATAAATCAGACAGGAACGAAGTATTGGCTCAAGGCTCAAGAGGCATTATTAAGCGCTATTCCTCCCCTAATGCCTCTTTGGCGATTTTTACTAAAGGCTCTACATCGTATTCTTGAATCTTTTGTTTCATAATTTTCAAGTATTCCTCAATATTTTCTGAAGTCAGCCTATGCGTATTATCCCGAATCGCGTCTAATTGCATAGAGTTCATATCAATGTTATAATGCACTAAGTCGCTATAATTTGCAATATTATCCGCATAGTCTAAAGTATCAAATCCGTAGATTTTAGTATTAGGATAAGCCTCCAACTCGCCAATTAACCAAGTTAAAACTGCAACCCAAGTATAAAAATACTCTGAATTTGTCATAGGTTTTTTCCCTAAACGATAAACATTGTAATTCAATCGCGAATAAGGAGGAACGATAAAATAAAAATTTGTCTGAGGATAATCTCTCACAAATGTAAGTAAAAATTTATCTAAATATTTTTTATCATTACTTATATCTCTTACATTGACTTTTTGCAACTTAGCAAAATCATTTACCCTTATCACATCGGCTAAGTCCAGCAATTGTGCCACATTTTTATAATCAACAAACCAATTTTGTATGCCACCAAGACGCTTATTTACCTGCTCGTCATTTCTAAAACTAGCCAACTCCTCTGTATCTTTAATAGTCATTTTACACCCTCCACTATTTGATAAGCTCAAGGCACATTTAATAAACTTTCCATTAAAATAAATTTTCAAGTCGTTCAGCTCATTATTATCATAGAGAAAAGCAAAATAACTCCCACTTTCTGATATTCCTACAATTGCATCAAGTGATAAAATCACAGATTTAATAGGCTTTTTGCGCAAAGCATAATTAAGCACCAATGCTCTTTCAGCCAAAGAAGAGCCAGCAAGAGAGAGATTCACCCATTCTCCGCCTAATTTCTCCTTTGCTTCTTTAGCGGAAGTATTTGCCAACATAGAAGTACCTAAAATATACGAATCAAAATTGTAATGCTTGATGATTCCTTTTGCTTGCATTCTTATATCATCTGAATAAGTTTCCTCCCTAAAATAAGGCTTATGATAAAGCAAAAATGGGTCATAAAAATATAAAATCAACACCAAAAACAAACCAACAAACAACGGAATCGCCAAAGAGATAATGCAAAATTTTTTATCCATAAGATTTCCTAAAAATTAAAATAAATAAATTCTGTATAAGGTGTAACCGCAAGGGTCATTAATGAAACTAGCAAACAAAATCCTATTAAAACTGCTAGTTTATAACCCGCTTTAAACTTTGCTAATTTTTCTAAAGAATTACTAAAACACAAGCACAAAACAAATGCCATCAACAAATAAACAACAAAATCATTTCTAGCTCCAAGATTTGCCAATAATTCTGGTATGTGATGCGCCTTCCGCGGCAACTCCACCCACACAATCCCAAACATTCCTTTAAGCAGATTCATTGCCCCTTGTAGATTC from Helicobacter ganmani carries:
- a CDS encoding NifS family cysteine desulfurase, translating into MESKKVYLDNNATTMLDPQAKELMESYFCQKYGNPNSLHSFGTETHIAIREAFNHLYEGINAHDEDDIIITSCATESNNWVLKGVYFDTLRFGEKNHIITTQVEHPAIRSTCQFLESLGVEVTYLPIGENGTLDASAVENAITDKTALVSVMWANNETGIIFPIQEIGAICKKKGVLFHTDAVQAIGKIPVDVQKAQVDFLSFSGHKFHAPKGIGGLYIRKDIKLTPLFHGGEHMGGKRSGTLNVPYIVALGEAMRQASLHLDFERNNVRHLRDRLEDALLEIPDVFVIGERALRVPNTILVSIRGVEGEAMLWDLNKYGIACSTGSACASEDLEANPVMSAIGADKELAHTAIRISLSRFNTKEEIDYAMEVFKKSIARLRSISSSY
- a CDS encoding iron-sulfur cluster assembly scaffold protein, with the protein product MAKNELLGGALWDAYSKKVSERMDNPTHLGVITQEEADKRGLKLVVADYGAEACGDAVRLYWLIDANDTIVDAKFKSFGCGTAIASSDMMVELCLGKKVQEAVKITNIDVEKALRDEPDTPAVPGQKMHCSVMAYDVIKKAAAQYLGKNPEDFEDEIIVCECARVSLGTLKEIIRINNLKTIEEITEYTKAGAFCKSCIRPGGHEEREHYLVDILREVRAEMENELQNKTDLNSKDNSEFANMTIVQKIKAIESVIDEKIRPMLMMDGGNMEIIDLKNASDGYTDVYIRYLGACSGCASGASGTLFAIESVLQENLDSSIRVFPV